One part of the Streptomyces nigra genome encodes these proteins:
- a CDS encoding alpha-lytic protease prodomain-containing protein, giving the protein MLGRPTDGRRAALTALGVLAVTAMTTAAATAPPPAPLPASTAAQTVGADKPPAPVLRALERDLKLTPAQAAERLVNEAEAGVRAGRLRLSLGQRFAGAWLTGTTAAELTVATTHSSDVSAIEAQGAKAAVVQRPLADLRAVKEKLDKAAAEAGTKEAPVWYVDVPSNRVVVRAVRRAAATSFIKAAGAQNAGVAVVVSAERPRPLTDLVGGEAYYIEGSARCSIGFSVTKGDQQGFASAGHCGEPGNRTTGVNQAAQGEFQASTFPGKDMSWVAANSDWTATADVKGEGGQKTQVTGSVQALVGASICRSGSTTGWHCGTIQQHDTSVRYSQGTVDGVTRTSVCAEPGDSGGPYLSGSQAQGVTSGGSGDCTSGGTTYYQPVNPILSDFGLVLKTATAQKGTQAPQDEPANDQWAAGRVYEAGSTVTVGGVRYQCLQSHQAQSRWAPDGTPALWQRV; this is encoded by the coding sequence ATGCTCGGCAGACCCACGGACGGCCGCCGCGCCGCCCTGACCGCTCTCGGCGTCCTCGCCGTCACCGCGATGACCACGGCCGCGGCCACCGCCCCGCCTCCCGCGCCGCTGCCCGCGTCCACCGCCGCCCAGACGGTCGGGGCCGACAAGCCCCCGGCCCCGGTGCTGCGCGCCCTGGAGCGGGACCTGAAGCTGACCCCCGCGCAGGCGGCCGAGCGCCTGGTGAACGAGGCCGAGGCGGGCGTCCGCGCGGGTCGGCTGCGCCTGTCCCTCGGGCAGCGCTTCGCGGGCGCCTGGCTGACGGGGACGACCGCGGCCGAGCTGACCGTGGCGACGACGCACTCGTCGGACGTGTCGGCGATCGAGGCGCAGGGCGCGAAGGCGGCCGTCGTGCAGCGGCCCCTCGCCGACCTGCGGGCCGTCAAGGAGAAGCTGGACAAGGCGGCCGCCGAGGCCGGGACGAAGGAAGCCCCGGTCTGGTACGTGGACGTGCCGTCCAACCGCGTCGTCGTCCGGGCGGTCCGGCGCGCGGCCGCCACCTCGTTCATCAAGGCCGCCGGTGCCCAGAACGCGGGCGTCGCCGTCGTCGTGTCGGCCGAGCGGCCCCGGCCGCTGACGGACCTGGTGGGCGGCGAGGCCTACTACATCGAGGGCTCCGCCCGCTGCTCGATCGGGTTCTCCGTCACCAAGGGCGACCAGCAGGGCTTCGCCTCGGCGGGCCACTGCGGCGAGCCGGGCAACAGGACCACGGGCGTCAACCAGGCCGCGCAGGGCGAGTTCCAGGCGTCGACGTTCCCGGGGAAGGACATGTCCTGGGTCGCCGCGAACAGCGACTGGACCGCCACCGCCGACGTCAAGGGCGAGGGCGGGCAGAAGACCCAGGTCACCGGGTCCGTGCAGGCGCTCGTGGGCGCGTCGATCTGCCGTTCCGGGTCCACCACCGGCTGGCACTGCGGGACGATCCAGCAGCACGACACCAGCGTCCGCTACTCCCAGGGCACGGTCGACGGGGTCACCCGGACGAGCGTGTGCGCCGAGCCCGGGGACTCCGGCGGCCCCTACCTGTCCGGGTCGCAGGCCCAGGGTGTGACGTCGGGCGGCTCGGGTGACTGCACCAGCGGCGGCACCACCTACTACCAGCCGGTCAACCCGATCCTGAGCGACTTCGGCCTGGTCCTGAAGACGGCCACCGCGCAGAAGGGCACCCAGGCCCCGCAGGACGAACCGGCGAACGACCAGTGGGCGGCGGGCCGCGTCTACGAGGCGGGCAGCACGGTGACCGTCGGCGGGGTGCGCTACCAGTGCCTGCAGAGCCACCAGGCGCAGAGCCGGTGGGCGCCGGACGGCACCCCCGCCCTCTGGCAGCGGGTGTAG
- a CDS encoding Fur family transcriptional regulator: MSAARTPTPAEELRGAGLRVTAARVALLEAVRAGDHLGVEAIASGVRDRVGHVSLQAVYEGLHALTAAGLIRRIEPAGSPARFEGRVGDNHHHVVCRSCGVVADVDCGVGEAPCLTASDDHGFAIDEAEVIYWGLCPDCSTTGAPRAL; encoded by the coding sequence ATGAGCGCAGCCCGGACTCCCACCCCCGCCGAGGAGCTCCGTGGCGCCGGCCTGCGGGTGACCGCCGCGCGCGTCGCCCTGCTCGAGGCCGTCCGCGCCGGAGACCACCTCGGCGTCGAGGCCATCGCCTCGGGGGTGCGCGACCGCGTGGGCCATGTGTCGCTCCAGGCCGTGTACGAGGGACTCCACGCCCTCACCGCGGCGGGACTCATACGCCGTATCGAACCGGCCGGCAGCCCCGCCCGGTTCGAGGGCCGCGTCGGTGACAACCACCATCACGTCGTCTGCCGCTCGTGCGGTGTCGTCGCCGACGTCGACTGCGGGGTCGGCGAGGCGCCCTGTCTGACCGCCTCCGACGACCACGGCTTCGCGATCGACGAGGCCGAGGTCATCTACTGGGGCCTGTGCCCCGACTGCTCCACCACCGGTGCGCCCCGCGCACTGTGA
- the katG gene encoding catalase/peroxidase HPI, translated as MAENSDAIVTDAKAEGTGGCPVAHDRAAHPTQGGGNRQWWPERLNLKILAKDPVVANPLGEDFDYRRAFEALDLDAVKRDIAEVLTQSQDWWPADFGNYGPLMVRMAWHSAGTYRISDGRGGAGRGQQRFAPLNSWPDNGNLDKARRLLWPVKKKYGQSISWADLMILTGNVALETMGFETFGFGGGRADVWEADEDVYWGPETTWLDDKRYSGDRELENPLGAVQMGLIYVNPEGPNGNPDPIAAARDIRETFRRMAMNDEETVALIAGGHTFGKTHGAGPADAVGNDPEAAAMEQQGLGWKSTHGTGKGGDAITSGLEVTWTTKPTQWTNDFFDILFGYEWELTESPAGAKQWVAKDSEEIIPDAHDPSKKRRPTMLTTDLSLRFDPVYGPISKRFHENPQEFADAFARAWYKLTHRDLGPKSLYLGPEVPAETLLWQDPLPEAEGQPIDATDVEVLKAKILESGLSVSQLVSTAWASASTFRGSDKRGGANGARIRLEPQRGWEANDPDQLAQVLRVLEGVQRDFNTGAKKVSLADLIVLGGSAAVEKAAKDGGFDVQVSFTPGRVDATEEHTDVESFAALEPTADGFRNYLGKGNRLPAEYLLLDRANLLTLSAPEMTVLVGGLRVLGATHQQSQLGVFTETPGALTNDFFVNLLDMGTEWKSTSSDQTTFEGRDAATGELKWAGSRADLVFGSNSELRALAEVYASDDAKEKFVKDFVDAWVKVMNLDRYDLV; from the coding sequence ATGGCTGAGAACTCCGATGCGATCGTCACCGATGCGAAGGCGGAGGGCACAGGCGGCTGCCCCGTCGCGCACGATCGCGCCGCGCACCCGACCCAGGGCGGCGGAAACCGCCAGTGGTGGCCAGAACGGCTCAACCTGAAGATCCTTGCCAAGGACCCCGTCGTCGCCAACCCGCTCGGTGAGGACTTCGACTACCGCAGGGCCTTCGAGGCCCTCGACCTCGACGCCGTGAAGCGTGACATCGCCGAGGTGCTGACCCAGTCGCAGGACTGGTGGCCCGCCGACTTCGGCAACTACGGCCCGCTGATGGTCCGTATGGCCTGGCACAGCGCCGGCACCTACCGCATCAGCGACGGCCGCGGCGGCGCCGGCCGCGGCCAGCAGCGCTTCGCCCCCCTGAACAGCTGGCCGGACAACGGCAACCTGGACAAGGCCCGCCGTCTGCTGTGGCCCGTCAAGAAGAAGTACGGCCAGTCCATCTCCTGGGCCGACCTCATGATCCTCACCGGTAACGTCGCCCTGGAGACCATGGGCTTCGAGACCTTCGGCTTCGGCGGCGGCCGCGCCGACGTCTGGGAGGCCGACGAGGACGTCTACTGGGGTCCCGAGACCACTTGGCTCGACGACAAGCGCTACAGCGGCGACCGCGAGCTGGAGAATCCGCTCGGCGCCGTTCAGATGGGCCTCATCTACGTCAACCCCGAGGGCCCCAACGGCAACCCGGACCCGATCGCCGCGGCCCGCGACATCCGTGAGACGTTCCGCCGCATGGCGATGAACGACGAGGAGACCGTCGCCCTCATCGCCGGTGGCCACACCTTCGGCAAGACACACGGCGCCGGCCCGGCCGACGCCGTCGGCAACGACCCCGAGGCCGCCGCCATGGAGCAGCAGGGCCTGGGCTGGAAGTCCACCCACGGCACCGGCAAGGGCGGCGACGCGATCACCTCCGGCCTGGAGGTCACCTGGACCACCAAGCCGACCCAGTGGACCAACGACTTCTTCGACATCCTCTTCGGCTACGAGTGGGAGCTCACCGAGTCCCCGGCCGGGGCCAAGCAGTGGGTCGCGAAGGACTCCGAGGAGATCATTCCCGACGCCCACGACCCGTCGAAGAAGCGTCGGCCCACGATGCTCACCACCGACCTGTCGCTGCGCTTCGACCCGGTCTACGGCCCGATCTCCAAGCGCTTCCACGAGAACCCGCAGGAGTTCGCGGACGCCTTCGCCCGCGCCTGGTACAAGCTGACCCACCGTGACCTGGGCCCGAAGTCCCTCTACCTCGGCCCCGAGGTCCCCGCGGAGACGCTGCTGTGGCAGGACCCGCTGCCCGAGGCCGAGGGTCAGCCCATCGACGCCACGGACGTCGAGGTCCTCAAGGCCAAGATCCTCGAGTCCGGCCTGAGCGTCTCCCAGCTCGTCAGCACCGCGTGGGCGTCGGCCTCGACGTTCCGCGGCAGCGACAAGCGCGGCGGCGCCAACGGCGCCCGTATCCGCCTCGAGCCGCAGCGCGGCTGGGAGGCCAACGACCCGGACCAGCTCGCCCAGGTCCTGCGGGTCCTGGAGGGCGTCCAGCGCGACTTCAACACCGGCGCCAAGAAGGTCTCCCTGGCCGACCTGATCGTCCTCGGCGGTTCCGCCGCGGTCGAGAAGGCCGCCAAGGACGGCGGGTTCGACGTCCAGGTGTCGTTCACGCCGGGCCGCGTCGACGCGACGGAGGAGCACACCGACGTCGAGTCGTTCGCCGCGCTCGAGCCGACGGCCGACGGGTTCCGCAACTACCTCGGCAAGGGCAACCGCCTCCCGGCCGAGTACCTGCTGCTGGACCGCGCCAACCTGCTCACGCTGAGCGCCCCCGAGATGACCGTCCTGGTCGGCGGCCTGCGCGTGCTGGGGGCCACCCACCAGCAGTCGCAGCTGGGTGTCTTCACCGAGACCCCGGGCGCCCTGACCAACGACTTCTTCGTCAACCTGCTCGACATGGGCACCGAGTGGAAGTCGACGTCCTCGGACCAGACCACGTTCGAGGGCCGGGACGCCGCCACCGGTGAGCTGAAGTGGGCCGGCAGCCGTGCCGACCTGGTCTTCGGCTCCAACTCCGAGCTGCGCGCGCTCGCCGAGGTCTACGCGAGCGACGACGCCAAGGAGAAGTTCGTGAAGGACTTCGTCGACGCCTGGGTCAAGGTCATGAACCTCGACCGGTACGACCTGGTCTGA
- a CDS encoding hemerythrin domain-containing protein encodes MGHGGNVIDELMTDHREVEELFGRIEALPPGDSKRKLYADQVTIELIRHSVAEEQYLYPAVRRHVEGGDAIADREIEDHAEAEQIMKDLEGCDVGDTAFNRLVNRLTTEVRAHIADEEQNLFPKLRAACPPEALDELGDKVRMAKKTAPTRPHPAAPDKPPANKLLAPGTGLVDRLRDALSGRGKKP; translated from the coding sequence ATGGGGCACGGCGGGAACGTCATCGACGAGCTGATGACCGATCACCGGGAGGTCGAGGAGCTCTTCGGCCGGATCGAGGCTCTGCCGCCCGGTGACAGCAAGCGGAAGCTGTACGCCGACCAGGTCACCATTGAGCTGATCCGGCACTCGGTGGCCGAGGAGCAGTATCTGTACCCGGCGGTCCGGCGGCATGTGGAGGGCGGCGACGCGATCGCCGACAGGGAGATCGAGGACCACGCCGAGGCCGAGCAGATCATGAAGGACCTCGAGGGCTGCGATGTCGGGGACACCGCGTTCAACCGGCTGGTCAACCGGCTGACGACGGAGGTGCGCGCGCACATCGCGGACGAGGAGCAGAACCTCTTCCCGAAGCTGCGGGCGGCCTGCCCTCCGGAGGCGCTCGACGAGCTGGGCGACAAGGTGCGGATGGCGAAGAAGACGGCGCCGACCCGGCCGCACCCGGCGGCCCCGGACAAGCCGCCGGCGAACAAGCTGCTGGCGCCGGGGACGGGGCTGGTCGACCGGCTGCGCGACGCGCTGTCGGGCCGCGGCAAGAAGCCCTGA
- a CDS encoding SDR family NAD(P)-dependent oxidoreductase yields the protein MTSQTYLSELFSLDDRVAVVTGGSSGIGRAITEALARAGARVVVVARRKAELAATVAGLEAHGCRAAWVSADLSTRDGVRAAAEEAAGIFGEPDILVNSAGVNLRPPLSELGEDVWDTTMAVNLEAPFLLGQRFGPGMAERGFGRIIHITSQQAHRALVQSGAYGVSKGGLESLARSQAEAWSPYGVTCNTLVPGFVMTPLNTRLSSDPEKVAALAARTLIGRNGLAEDFAGAAVFLASRASAYVTGQSLCVDGGFSVH from the coding sequence ATGACCTCGCAGACCTACCTCTCCGAACTGTTCTCCCTGGACGACCGGGTCGCCGTCGTGACCGGGGGCAGCTCCGGCATCGGCCGCGCCATCACCGAGGCCCTGGCCCGGGCCGGCGCCCGCGTCGTGGTCGTCGCGCGCCGGAAGGCGGAGCTCGCCGCCACGGTCGCCGGCCTGGAGGCGCACGGCTGCCGGGCCGCCTGGGTCAGCGCGGACCTGAGCACCCGGGACGGTGTGCGGGCGGCCGCCGAGGAGGCCGCCGGTATCTTCGGCGAGCCCGACATCCTCGTCAACTCCGCCGGTGTCAATCTGCGCCCGCCGCTGAGCGAGCTCGGCGAGGACGTCTGGGACACCACCATGGCCGTGAACCTGGAGGCGCCGTTCCTGCTGGGGCAGCGGTTCGGCCCCGGCATGGCCGAGCGGGGCTTCGGGCGGATCATCCACATCACCTCCCAGCAGGCCCACCGGGCCCTCGTGCAGAGCGGCGCCTACGGCGTCTCCAAGGGCGGCCTGGAATCGCTGGCCCGCTCCCAGGCCGAGGCGTGGTCGCCGTACGGTGTCACCTGCAACACGCTCGTGCCGGGGTTCGTGATGACACCGCTGAACACCCGGCTGTCGTCCGACCCCGAGAAGGTCGCCGCGCTCGCCGCGCGCACCCTGATCGGCCGCAACGGCCTCGCCGAGGACTTCGCGGGCGCCGCCGTGTTCCTCGCGAGCCGGGCCTCCGCCTATGTCACCGGGCAGTCCCTCTGCGTGGACGGCGGCTTCTCCGTCCACTGA
- a CDS encoding GNAT family N-acetyltransferase: MEFDVRPAEVFEDVRTLIGPKSPTASVCWCLSHRLPAKVEKQLRGPERGAYVAELCRADPAPGVLAYDGDEPVGWAAVAPRADTAYARSRTIPHLDELPVWSLWCLRVRPGHRGRGVTHALIAGAVAFARDRGAPVLEAYPIDNGDNGDARVDVTMAYAGLRRNFERAGFLYAADTTSVLAGHPRVLMRLDLR; this comes from the coding sequence ATGGAGTTCGATGTGCGCCCCGCCGAGGTCTTCGAGGACGTCCGCACCCTGATCGGCCCCAAGTCGCCCACGGCGTCGGTCTGCTGGTGCCTGAGCCACCGCCTCCCGGCGAAGGTCGAGAAACAGCTGCGCGGCCCGGAGCGCGGCGCGTACGTCGCCGAGCTGTGCCGCGCCGACCCGGCTCCCGGGGTGCTCGCCTACGACGGGGACGAGCCGGTCGGCTGGGCGGCGGTGGCCCCGCGCGCGGACACGGCGTACGCCCGCAGCCGTACGATCCCGCACCTCGACGAACTGCCGGTGTGGTCGCTGTGGTGCCTGCGGGTCCGGCCCGGCCACCGCGGGCGGGGTGTCACCCACGCACTGATCGCGGGGGCGGTCGCGTTCGCCCGGGACCGGGGCGCGCCGGTGTTGGAGGCGTACCCCATCGACAACGGCGACAACGGGGACGCCCGGGTCGACGTGACGATGGCGTACGCCGGGCTGCGCCGGAACTTCGAGCGGGCCGGCTTCCTGTACGCGGCCGACACGACCTCCGTCCTGGCCGGGCACCCCCGGGTGCTCATGCGGCTCGATCTGCGCTGA
- a CDS encoding phosphoribosyltransferase, with amino-acid sequence MSFRDRTHAGRELALRLTERAGSGDPFDLVVLALPPGGVPVAAEVARALHAPLDVLVAGEISTPVRPETTIGALVADDPPLYDRTSLAMMHLSEDRLGDIVVNERNALHQREYRYRGRRPLPSVEGRTVVLVDDGLTTGLTATAALRFVHRHGPARLVLAVPVGNPRTVAALRAECDDLVCLVQPPRLHAVGEWYEDFGVVPDEQVTDTLEAFRTPA; translated from the coding sequence ATGTCCTTCCGCGACCGCACCCACGCCGGCCGGGAACTGGCTCTGCGGCTGACCGAGCGGGCCGGTTCCGGTGATCCCTTCGACCTCGTCGTGCTGGCTCTGCCGCCCGGCGGGGTGCCCGTGGCGGCCGAGGTGGCCCGCGCGCTGCACGCCCCGCTGGACGTCCTGGTCGCCGGGGAGATCAGCACCCCGGTCCGGCCGGAGACCACGATCGGGGCGCTCGTCGCCGACGACCCGCCCCTGTACGACCGCACCAGCCTGGCCATGATGCATCTGTCCGAGGACCGGCTCGGGGACATCGTGGTGAACGAGCGGAACGCGCTGCACCAGCGCGAGTACCGCTATCGGGGGCGGCGCCCGCTACCGTCCGTGGAGGGCCGCACGGTCGTCCTCGTGGACGACGGGCTCACCACCGGGCTGACCGCCACCGCGGCGCTGCGGTTCGTGCACCGGCACGGGCCCGCGCGGCTGGTACTGGCGGTGCCGGTCGGCAACCCGCGCACGGTCGCCGCGCTGCGGGCCGAGTGCGACGACCTCGTCTGCCTCGTCCAGCCGCCGCGACTGCACGCGGTCGGCGAGTGGTACGAGGACTTCGGCGTCGTCCCCGACGAACAGGTCACCGACACGCTGGAGGCGTTCCGGACCCCCGCCTGA
- a CDS encoding SseB family protein yields MTDFDHSASATQDALRTVVENGADQTALSTLADSEVLVPAAADGEGPGPAALTLPVFEQQDGTSLVPVFTSSARLAEAMPQTHRHHTVRLGALAHGWPSDELSLVIDAGSPEQLALTAQGVRALLDRDDDA; encoded by the coding sequence ATGACCGACTTCGACCACTCAGCCTCGGCCACGCAGGACGCCCTGCGCACGGTCGTGGAGAACGGCGCCGACCAGACGGCGCTGAGCACGCTGGCGGACAGCGAGGTGCTGGTGCCGGCCGCGGCGGACGGCGAGGGCCCGGGCCCCGCGGCCCTGACGCTCCCGGTGTTCGAACAGCAGGACGGCACCTCCCTGGTGCCGGTCTTCACCTCCTCGGCCCGGCTGGCGGAGGCCATGCCGCAGACCCACCGGCACCACACGGTCCGGCTCGGCGCGCTGGCCCACGGCTGGCCCTCCGACGAACTCTCCCTGGTCATCGACGCCGGCTCGCCCGAACAGCTGGCGCTGACGGCTCAGGGCGTACGGGCACTGCTCGACCGGGACGACGACGCCTGA
- a CDS encoding SDR family oxidoreductase, whose product MTDPQHTQQDPATQHPQPEFPEQDQPHPGWTGPMDPPPDHGEDTYRGSGRLEGRATVITGGDSGIGRAVALAFAREGADVLFTYLDEEADEARETAQLVEEAGRKAVAVSCDIRDEENCRALIDRAVEEFGRIDVLVNNAAYQMSQPDGIEAISTEQFDRVMRTNLYGMFWLTKFAVPHIPKGGSVINTTSVQAYKPSPHLLDYATTKGAIVTFTQGLAQMLVERGIRVNAVAPGPVWTPLIPATLPDTAEFGKQSPMGRPAQPAELAPAYVHLASQEASFITAEIVNATGGTPLP is encoded by the coding sequence GTGACCGACCCGCAGCACACTCAGCAAGACCCGGCCACCCAGCATCCGCAGCCGGAGTTCCCGGAGCAGGACCAGCCGCACCCCGGCTGGACCGGCCCGATGGACCCGCCGCCGGACCACGGCGAGGACACCTACCGCGGATCGGGGCGGCTGGAGGGCCGTGCCACCGTCATCACCGGCGGCGACTCGGGCATCGGGCGGGCCGTCGCGCTGGCCTTCGCCCGCGAGGGCGCCGATGTGCTGTTCACGTACCTGGACGAGGAGGCCGACGAGGCCCGCGAGACCGCGCAGCTGGTGGAGGAGGCCGGCCGCAAGGCGGTCGCCGTCTCCTGCGACATCAGGGACGAGGAGAACTGCCGGGCCCTGATCGACCGGGCCGTCGAGGAGTTCGGGCGGATCGACGTGCTGGTGAACAACGCCGCCTACCAGATGTCCCAGCCGGACGGCATCGAGGCGATCAGCACCGAGCAGTTCGACCGCGTGATGCGCACCAACCTCTACGGCATGTTCTGGCTGACCAAGTTCGCCGTGCCGCACATCCCCAAGGGCGGCAGCGTCATCAACACGACGTCGGTCCAGGCCTACAAGCCCAGCCCGCATCTGCTCGACTACGCCACGACCAAGGGCGCGATCGTCACCTTCACCCAGGGGCTGGCCCAGATGCTGGTCGAGCGCGGCATCCGGGTCAACGCGGTGGCGCCGGGCCCGGTGTGGACGCCGCTGATACCGGCGACGCTGCCCGACACGGCCGAGTTCGGCAAGCAGAGCCCCATGGGCCGCCCGGCCCAGCCCGCCGAGCTCGCCCCCGCCTATGTCCACCTCGCCTCCCAGGAGGCCAGCTTCATCACGGCGGAGATCGTCAACGCGACAGGCGGCACCCCGCTGCCGTAA
- a CDS encoding TIGR03668 family PPOX class F420-dependent oxidoreductase: MPDMEQDEARERFAAARVARLATIAPSGRPHLVPVVFALRGDEVVTAIDHKPKRTPRPARLHDIAVHPAVCLLADRYEDDWEQLWWVRADGGARVLEPDAPDEETRARCVEAADLLRGKYPQYAERPPHGPVIVVSVLHWTGWRAAPAS, encoded by the coding sequence ATGCCGGACATGGAGCAGGACGAGGCGCGCGAGCGGTTCGCCGCGGCACGGGTCGCCCGGCTGGCGACGATCGCCCCGTCGGGGCGCCCGCACCTGGTGCCGGTGGTCTTCGCGCTGCGCGGCGACGAGGTGGTGACCGCCATCGACCACAAGCCGAAGCGCACCCCCCGCCCGGCGCGGCTGCACGACATCGCCGTCCACCCGGCCGTCTGTCTGCTCGCGGACCGGTACGAGGACGACTGGGAGCAACTGTGGTGGGTGCGGGCGGACGGCGGCGCCCGCGTCCTCGAACCCGACGCCCCCGACGAGGAGACCCGCGCGCGGTGTGTGGAGGCGGCGGACCTGCTGCGCGGCAAGTACCCGCAGTACGCGGAACGGCCCCCGCACGGGCCGGTCATCGTGGTGTCCGTCCTGCACTGGACGGGCTGGCGGGCCGCGCCCGCGAGCTGA
- a CDS encoding enolase C-terminal domain-like protein, translating to MTQPVVTRMSVYPVAGRDAMLLNLSGAHAPYFTRNVVVLEDSEGRTGLGEVPGGEAITRTLRDAERLVVGARVGDHKRVLRAIGSEFADRDAGGRGAQTFDLRTTVHAVTAVESALLDLLGQHLEVPVAALLGDGRQRDSVRMLGYLFYVGDADRTGLDYVRDPGSPVDWYRIRYEQALTPEAIVRQAEATHALYGFQDFKLKGGVLPGAREVEAVRALKDRFPDARITLDPNGAWSLREAVELCRPLVGTLAYAEDPCGAEGGYSGREVLAEFRRATGLPTATNMVATDWRQLTHALALQSVSIPLADPHFWTMQGSVRVAQLCHETGLTWGCHSNTHFDISLAMMAHCGAAAPGEYNALDTHWIWQEGRERLTVEPPTITGGEVAVPDTPGLGVRLDRDRLLAAHELHREKGLSGRDDAAGMRHLIDGWTFDPKRPCLVR from the coding sequence ATGACCCAGCCCGTCGTCACCCGCATGTCCGTGTACCCGGTCGCCGGACGGGACGCGATGCTCCTCAACCTGTCCGGCGCGCACGCGCCCTACTTCACCCGCAACGTCGTCGTCCTGGAGGACTCCGAAGGGCGTACCGGACTGGGCGAGGTGCCCGGCGGCGAGGCCATCACCCGGACCCTGCGCGACGCCGAGCGGCTGGTCGTCGGCGCCCGTGTGGGCGACCACAAGCGGGTCCTGCGGGCGATCGGCTCGGAGTTCGCCGACCGTGACGCGGGCGGCCGGGGCGCCCAGACCTTCGACCTGCGCACCACCGTGCACGCCGTCACGGCCGTCGAGTCCGCCCTGCTGGACCTGCTCGGGCAGCACCTGGAGGTCCCGGTCGCCGCCCTGCTGGGCGACGGCAGGCAGCGCGACTCGGTCCGCATGCTCGGCTACCTCTTCTACGTCGGGGACGCCGACCGCACCGGACTGGACTACGTCCGCGACCCCGGCTCACCGGTCGACTGGTACCGCATCCGGTACGAGCAGGCGCTGACCCCCGAGGCGATCGTCCGGCAGGCCGAGGCCACCCACGCCCTGTACGGCTTCCAGGACTTCAAGCTCAAGGGCGGTGTCCTGCCCGGCGCACGGGAGGTCGAGGCGGTCCGCGCGCTCAAGGACCGCTTCCCGGACGCCCGGATCACCCTCGACCCCAACGGCGCCTGGTCGCTGCGCGAGGCCGTCGAGCTGTGCCGCCCGCTCGTGGGCACCCTGGCCTACGCCGAGGACCCGTGCGGGGCGGAGGGCGGCTACTCGGGCCGGGAGGTCCTCGCCGAGTTCCGCCGGGCCACCGGGCTGCCCACCGCCACCAACATGGTCGCCACCGACTGGCGTCAGCTGACCCACGCGCTCGCCCTGCAGTCGGTGTCGATCCCGCTGGCCGACCCGCACTTCTGGACCATGCAGGGATCGGTACGCGTCGCCCAGCTGTGCCATGAGACGGGGCTGACCTGGGGGTGCCACTCCAACACCCACTTCGACATCTCGCTGGCGATGATGGCCCACTGCGGCGCGGCGGCGCCGGGGGAGTACAACGCCTTGGACACGCACTGGATCTGGCAGGAGGGCCGCGAACGGCTCACCGTCGAACCGCCCACGATCACCGGCGGCGAGGTCGCCGTGCCGGACACCCCCGGGCTCGGCGTCCGGCTCGACCGGGACCGGCTGCTCGCCGCCCATGAACTCCACCGCGAGAAGGGCCTGTCCGGGCGGGACGACGCCGCCGGGATGCGGCATCTGATCGACGGCTGGACCTTCGACCCCAAGCGGCCCTGTCTCGTACGCTGA
- a CDS encoding luciferase family protein, with protein MTLAQRAMERLEVWPDLSAGPAGCGAGRALRSAHSEIVHFHSDREVDLHLTLPAIQRFGRGLWETTAVRLVPGSRWVTLHLGCEADVDLLMSLVSVALKAHQGGPPTDVSAHWAACNFRRVTVLPRAEAG; from the coding sequence ATGACACTGGCCCAACGCGCCATGGAACGCCTGGAAGTCTGGCCCGACCTCAGTGCGGGTCCGGCCGGCTGCGGCGCGGGGCGGGCACTGCGCTCCGCCCACAGCGAGATCGTGCACTTCCACTCCGACCGGGAGGTGGATCTGCATCTCACCCTGCCCGCGATCCAGCGCTTCGGGCGGGGCCTGTGGGAGACCACGGCGGTGCGGCTGGTTCCGGGGTCGCGCTGGGTGACGCTGCATCTGGGCTGCGAGGCGGACGTCGACCTGCTGATGAGCCTGGTCAGTGTCGCCCTGAAGGCACATCAGGGCGGCCCGCCGACCGACGTCTCGGCGCACTGGGCGGCGTGCAACTTCCGCCGGGTCACCGTGCTTCCGCGCGCCGAGGCCGGCTGA